The following DNA comes from Paracoccus methylovorus.
CCCGCGCCGTTTGCTTTGGAGGCTCGCCTTGCGCCGTTATCTGTTTCCGTTGATCGTCGGCGTGGTGGGTTGTGCCATCCTGATCTCGCTGGGTATGTGGCAGCTTCGTCGGATGGACTGGAAAGAGGGGCTGATCGCCCAGATCCAGCAAAAGATCGAAGACCAGCCCGTGACGCTGCCGGCGGCGGTCGAGCCTTCGATGAAATACCTGCCGGTGCTGGTTTCAGGCCAGACCACGGGGTATGAGATCGACGTGCTCTCAGGCACCCGCGAGTCGGGCGGCGGCTATCAGATCGTCTCGGGGTTTGTCACTGATGACGGGCGCAGGATCCTTCTGGATCGCGGTTTCGTCGATCAGGATCACAAGCGGGCGTCCCGCCCGCCGGTGCGGTTGGAGGTGGCCGGCAATCTGCACTGGCCCGACGAAAAAGGCAGCGGCACGCCCGCACCCAATCTGGCAGAGAATGTCTGGTTCGCGCGCGACGTGCCGGCCATGGCCGCGCAACTGGGGACCGAGCCGATCCTGGTCGTGGCGGCCGAGGTGCGGGGCGACGCCCAAGGGGTTCAGCCGATCCCTGTTGCGGTCGAAGGTATTCCGAACAACCATCTCAGCTATGCCGCGCAATGGTTTATGTTGGCCGCGGTCTGGGCAGGGATGACAGTGGCGCTGATCTGGCGTATCAGGCAGCGGCAATTCTAGGGGGACGCGATGCGTTACGTTTCGACCCGGGGGCGGGCTCCGGTCTTGGATTTCGAACAGGCGATGATGACGGGGCTGGCACGGGACGGCGGGCTGTACCTGCCCGAGGCTATCCCGATGTTCTCGGCCGACGAGATCGCCCGCTTCGAAGGACTGCCCTATGAAGAGGTCGCGCGGCGGGTCGTCAGCCCCTTTGTTGGCGAAAGCTTCAGCGATGCGGATCTGAGAGGGGCCATCGCCCGTGCCTATGCAGGGTTCGATCACATCGCCCGCGCACCGCTGGTCCAGCTTGCGCCCGGTCACCACCTGCTGGAATTGTCCCACGGTCCCACGCTGGCCTTCAAGGACTTTGCCATGCAGCTTATCGGCCAGCTTTTCCAGCTGGCGCTGGCGCGGTCGGGCAATCGGGTGACGATTTTGGGCGCGACCTCGGGCGACACCGGCTCGGCCGCGATTGAGGCGTTCTGCGGCCTGTCGAACGTCGATGTGTTCATCATGTATCCACATGGCCGGGTCAGCGAAGTTCAGCGCCGGCAGATGTCCACGCCGGCCGACGCCAATGTGCATGCGCTGGCCGTGGACGGCACTTTCGACGATTGCCAGGCACGGCTGAAGGATCTGTTCAACGACCATGATTTCCGCGACGAGGTTGGGCTTGCGGGCGTCAACTCGATCAACTGGGCGCGGGTGCTGGCGCAGATCGTTTATTACTTCACCGCCGCCGTCAGCCTTGGCGCGCCAAGGCGCGAGGTGGATTTCACTGTGCCGACCGGCAATTTTGGCGATATTTTCGCCGGCTCCATAGCCCGGGCCATGGGCCTGCCTATCGGACGGCTGGTGGTTGCCACCAACCAGAACGACATCCTGCACCGCGCCCTGACCAGCGGCGAATATCGCGTCGGCATGGTCGAACCCTCGATCAGCCCCTCGATGGATATTCAGGTCAGTTCGAACTTCGAACGCGCGTTGTGGCTTGCTTATGACCGCGACGGCAATGCCGTGGCCAAGCTGATGGATGAGCTGAAAGCCGGCGGTTTCACCATCAGTCAGGGCGCATTGCAGCAATTGCGTGAAACCTATGTCACGGGTCGGGCCTCGGAAGAGGAAACCACGGCGATGATCGCCACCATCCGCGATGAGACCGCCGAGGTGATCTGTCCGCATACCGCCGTCGCCGTGAAAGTGGCGCGCGAGCATCTTCGCCCCGGCGTGCCGATGATCAGCCTTTCGACCGCGCATCCCGCGAAATTTCCCGACGCGGTCGAGGCCGCCGTGGGTATCCGTCCGCCGCTGCCACAGCATATGGCGGACCTGTTTCAGCGTGACGAACGCATTACCCGTATTGCAAACGACGCCGGGGTCATTAAATCGCTGATCCTTGAACGGAGAACCGAGTGAGCCAAATCCGCATCAGCACTTTGCCCAACGGGCTGCGTGTCGTCAGCCGCAACATGCCCGGCCTGCATTCCGCCTCTATCGGCATCTGGGTCAATGCCGGCTGCCGCGACGAACGCGCCGAACAGAACGGCATCGCCCATTTTCTTGAGCATATGGCCTTCAAGGGCACGGCGCGGCGCAGCGCACTGGAGATCGTCGAGTCGATCGAGAATGTGGGCGGCTATATCAACGCCTATACCTCGCGCGACGTGACCTCTTATTATGCGCGGGTTCTGGCGGGGGATGTCGAGCTGGCGCTGGACGTGATCTCGGACATCGTGATGAACCCGGTTTTTGACGGGCGCGAGATCGAGGTCGAGCGCGGCGTGATCCTGCAAGAGATCGGGCAGGCACTGGATACGCCCGACGACGTGATCTTTGACTGGTTGCAAGAGGCCGCCTATCCCGACCAACCCATGGGCCGCACCATCCTTGGCCCGGCCGAGAGGGTCAGCGGTTTCAACCGCAACGATCTTTCGGGCTTTATCGGGGAACATTACGGCCCAGAGCGGATGATCATTGCCGCCGCCGGCGCGGTGGACCACGACCGCATCCTGCGTCAGGCCGAGGCGATTTTCGGCCATCTGTCGTCGCGTGCCCTGACCACCCGCGAGCCCGCCCGCTGGCAGGGCGCCGAAGCGCGCCGCATCAAAAAGCTGGAGCAGGCGCATTTCGCGCTGGCCTTCGAAGGGCCGGGATATCAGGCCCCCGATTTCTATGCCGCACAGATCTGGACTTCGGTGCTGGGGGGCGGGATGTCCTCGCGCCTGTTCCAGAAACTGCGCGAGGAGAAGGGTCTTTGCTATTCCATCTTCGCGCAGTCGGGCTTTCACGACGATACCGGCATGGTGACGATCTACGCCGGCACCTCGGGCGAACAGATCGCGGATCTTGCCAACCTGACCGTGGATGAGTTGAAACGCTCGGCCGAGGATATGACCGAGGTCGAGGTGGCGCGTGCGCGGGCACAGTTGAAAGCCGGCCTGCTGATGGGACTGGAAAGCCCGACGGGTCAGGCCGAGCGGATGGCCCGGTCGCTGGCGATCTGGGGCAGGGTGCCCGATCCCGCCGAGGTGGCCGAGCGTATCGACGCCGTGACCGTTGCGGATATTCGCCTTCACGCCGAGCGGCTGATCGCGGGCGCCCGTCCTGCCTTGGCGCTTTATGGCCCGGTGGCCGGCGCGCCGACGCGCGAGGTTCTGGCCGAAAGGCTTGCCGCCTGATGTTCACACGCCGCCGTCCGCCTCGTCTGGAAGCCGAGCGGATGGTGCTGCGTTTGCCTGCGCATGCCGATTTCGGCGCATGGGCGGCGCTGCGAGCCGAAAGCCGCGCCTTTCTGACGCCGTGGGAACCTGTCTGGGCCACCGACCACCTGACCAAGCGCGGCTTTACCAACCGGGTTTATTGGGCGCAGCGCGCCACACGCAACGGCACTGCGCTGCCGCTGTTCCTGATCCGGCGCGACGGCACGTTTCTGGGGGCGATCACGCTGGACAATATCCGCCGCGGCCCGGCGCAATCGGCGACCATCGGCTATTGGATCGGCCTGCCCTTTGCACGGCAGGGCTATATGCGCGAGGCTATCGGCGCCGTTGTCCAGCACGCTTTCGGCGATATGGACCTCAGCCGGATCGAGGCAGCTTGCCTGCCCGAAAACGCCCCCTCGCGCGGGGTGCTGGAGCGGTCGGGGTTTAAGTACGAAGGCGTCGCGCAAAGCTATTTGCAGATCAACGGACGTTGGCGCAACCATGTGCTGTATTCCAACCTGCGCAACGACCGACGTGGCAAGACCGAGGTGCGCTGATGTTGAACCCCGCCGATGAATCCCTGGGCGCGAAGCTTCCCGAAGGTGTGCTGCGCCCGGTATCGCCCGCCTATCTGGAAGAACCACGGGGTCGTTATCTCGGCCATGCCGGACTGGTCGCCGCGCCGCGCAATACCGCCGAGGTGGCTGCCGTGGTTCGCGCCTGCGCCGAGGCGCGCGTGGCCATCGTGCCGCGCGGTGGCGGCACCGGCCTTGTCTCGGGTCAGGTCATGTCCGGGGGGCCGGCCCCGCTGATCCTGTCGCTGGAGCGGATGACCGCGCTACGCGGGCTCTGGCCCGAGGAAAACGTGCTGCTGGCCGAGGCAGGCATGAGCCTGCAAGCCGTGCGTGACGCGGCCGAGGGCGCGGGCCGGTTGTTCCCCCTGTCGCTTGCCAGTCAGGGCACTGCGGCGATCGGCGGCTGCCTTGCGACCAATGCAGGCGGCGTGACCGCGCTGCGCTACGGCACGGCGCGCGCGCTTTGCCTGGGGATCGAGGCGGTCCTGCCCGACGGGTCGATCATTCATGACCTCAAGCGGCTGCGCAAAGACAATACCGGCTACGATATCCGCGATCTTCTGATCGGGTCCGAAGGCACGCTGGGTATCATCACAGCGGCCAGCCTCAAGCTGGTGGTGCCGTCGCCCAATATCGGTATCGCCATGCTGCAGGTGCCCGGTCCCGAGGCGGCACTGACACTGTTGTCGCTGGCCGAGGGGCGCATGGCCGGCGGCGTTACCGCGTTCGAGCTTATCGGCGGGCAGGGCCTTGCCTTTCTGGCCGAGTTGCTGCCCGAGATCCGCCAGCCGCTGCCCGGCGCGGAATGGTCGGTCCTGATCGAGGTAGGCTTGCCAGAGGGGCTGGCGCCCGAGGCCGCGCTGGAGGGGCTGCTGATCGAGGCGATGGAACGCGGTCTTGTCACCGACGGAGTGATCGCGCAATCGGGTGCGCAGGCGGCGGGTTTCTGGCACTTGCGCGAACATATCCCCGAGGCGAACCGCCGCGTCGGCGCGGTGGCCAGCCACGACATCAGCCTGCCGCTGTCGGAAATCGCCGGCTTCATCCGCGATGCCGGTGCAGCGTTGGCGGGCGAAGGGGTGCGGATCAACTGCTTTGGGCATCTGGGCGACGGCAACCTGCATTACAACCTGTTCCCCGCACCGGGACGCATGCGCGAGGAATATGACGACAGGCGCAAGGCGTTGTCGGAACTGGTGCATGCCATGGTGGTGGAACGCGGCGGCTCGTTTTCTGCCGAACATGGCGTCGGACGCGTGAAGGTTGGCGAACTGGCGCGCTGGGGCGATCCGGCGCGGCTGACGGTCATGCGGGCGATCAAGGCCACGCTCGACCCTTTGGGCATCATGAATCCGGGGGCGGTGCTTTCAGCAGCGGACTGAGCCTTGCGCGCAGGTGGTCCAGATAGGCTGTGAGCCGTGGCGGCAGGAATGGCTGCGGCAGATAGAGCGCCTGGATATCCAGTTGCGGCCGCTGGAAGCCCGGCAACAGACGCTCCAGCCGGCCTTCGGCGATGTCGCGTGAAATGACAAAGCTGGGGATCAGTGCGATCCCTTCGGCCTCCAGCACCAGTCGCCGCACCGCCTGTGCGCTGTTTACCGTGATGTGGCCGGGCAAGGGGATGCTGACCGCCTTGCCGTCGATCAGAAAAACGGCGCGGCCCGCGTTCTGGGCGTTGCTGTCGCGGATGTTCACATGGTCGCGCAGGTCCTCGGGCCGGGCGGGGCGCGGATGGGCGGCCAGATAGGCGGGACTGGCCACGGCCCAGGTTTCGGTCTGGCCGATGCGCCGCGCGATCAGGCTGGAATCGGGCAATTGGCCGATGCGCAACGCCAGATCGAAACCTTCGGCCGCCAGATCGACATAGCGGTCAGAGAGATTCAGGTCGATCTCGACCCCCGGATGCGCGCGGGTGAAATCGCGGGTCAAGGTGGTCGCGAACATTTCGCCAAAGGCGACGGGCGCGGTGATGCGCAACCGGCCGGTCAAGGCGCCTTCCTCGGCATGGGCCTGCGCGTCCAACTCTTCGACCGCTGCCAGTACGCGGCGCGCGGCGGTCAGGTAACGCTCGCCTGCCGGCGTCAGCGACAGGGCGCGTGTGGTGCGGTTGAGCAGAGTCACGCCCTGCTGCCCCTCCAACGCCGCGACATATTTGCTGACCAGCTTGTTCGAGATCCCCAGCCGCTTGCCCGCCCGAGTGAACGAGCCGGCATCGACCACGGCGACAAAGGCGCGGATGCCGTCGATCCTGTCCATATTGATCCCTGTTTTGGCGACAATGTTTCCATGAATATGGTCATTTTTGCGACAATTGCCAAATGCTATCTCTTCCGCAGCATATAAATTCAAGGAAGCAAAACATGACCGACCTTAGCTATGGCGATGCCGTCGCCACTCCGAACAATGCCGATATTGCCGCCTTTGTCCTGCGGGTTTCGACCGGGATCTGGTTTCTGGTTCACGGGCTTATCAAGTTGATGGTTTTCACGCCTTCCGGCACTGCGGGCTATTTCCAGTCCATAGGTTTGCCTGGCTTTCTGGGCCCCCTGACCATGCTGGTCGAAATCCTGGGCGGGTTGGCGCTGATCGCCGGGTTCTATACCCGTTCAGTCGCGCTGGTGATGGTTCCGGTGCTGCTGGGTGCGGCATGGTTCGGCCATGGCGGCGCGGGTTTTACCTTCAGCAACCCGGGTGGCGGTTGGGAATATCCCGTGCTTTGGGCTATCATCATGGCTGTGCTGGCGCTGTTGGGGGACGGGGCCTGGTCGCTGGGCAAAAGCCGCCGCTGAGCGCGGTTCGAAACGGTCTTGCAAAAGGCTGGCCCTTGGCCAGCCTTTCCTTGCCTGCATAGCTGGGTTGATTTGTCAATTTTGCTTGAGATCTCTAATGCTTGTGCCGCATTTAGAGGGGAGGCTTCATGACCCAGGATTATCTTAACCGTATCCGTCACAAGGCCCTGCGTGATCGCGTGGTCAGTGCTGATCAGGCGGCGAGTTTGATCCGTGACGGGATGGTGCTGGGCATGAGCGGCTTTACCCGTTCGGGCGAGGCAAAGGCCGTGCCCATGGCGCTGGCCGAGCGCGCCCGGCGCGAACCCTTGAAAGTCACGTTGATGACGGGGGCGTCGCTCGGTAACGACCTCGACAAGACGCTGGCCGAGGCGAAGGTGCTGTCGCGCCGCATTCCTTTCATGTCCGATCCGGTGCTGCGCCGCGCCATCAATGCGGGCGAGGTGATGTATATCGACCAGCATCTGTCCGAGACGGTCGAACAGTTGCGCACCTGCCAACTGCCCCCGGTGGACATCGCCATTGTCGAGGCAGTGGCGATCACCGAGACGGGCGGTATCATCCCCACCACTTCGGTCGGTAACTCGGCCAGTTTCGCGCTGTTGGCCGAGAAGGTGATCGTCGAGATCAATCTGAGCCAATCCGAGGCGTTGGAAGGGCTGCACGACATCTATATTCCGACCTATCGGCCGACGCGCACGCCTGTTCCGGTGGTGACGCCCGAAAGCCGCGTCGGTTTTCCCTTTATCCCCGTCCCGCCCGAGCGGATCGCGGCCATCGTGATCTCGACCAAGCTGGACTCGTCCTCGACCATCCACGACCCGGACGCCGAGACCCGCGCCATTGCCGGGCACCTGACCGAATTCCTGAAGAACGAGGTGCAGCATTCCCGGCTGCCCAGTCACCTGCACCCATTGCAGGCCGGGATCGGCACTATCGCCAACGCGGTTCTGCACGGCTTTATCGACAGCCCGTTCCATGACCTGACCATGTATAGCGAGGTCTTGCAGGATTCGACCTTCGACCTGATGGATGCCGGCAAGATGGTCTTTGCCTCGGGTTCCTCGATCACGCTTTCGGAGGCGAAATACCGCGACGTCATGGGGCGTTTTGCCGAGTTCAAGCCCAAGCTGGTGCTGCGCCCGCAAGAGATTTCCAACCACCCCGAGGTCGTCCGGCGGCTGGGGCTGATCTGCATCAACACGGCGCTGGAATTCGACCTTTACGGCAACGTGAACTCGACCCATGTGATGGGCACACAGATGATGAACGGTATCGGCGGCTCGGGCGATTTCGCGAGAAATGCCTATCTGTCGGTTTTCGTCACCAAATCCACGGCCAAGGGGGGAAATGTGTCCTCGGTTGTGCCGATGGTTTCGCATGTCGACCATACCGAACACGACGTGGATATTCTGGTGACCGAGCAAGGACTGGCCGATCTGCGCGGTCTTGCCCCGCGCGAGCGGGCGCGTGTGGTCTTGCAAAATTGCGTGGCGCCTGAATGGCGTGATGCGATGGAGGATTATCACAGCCGGGCGCTGGCGCGGGGTGGTCATACGCCGCATCTGATCGAAGAGGCGCTGAGCTGGCACGACCGCCTGCGCCGCACCGGCAGCATGAAGTCGGAATGAGGAAACGCCCCGCATCGGTTGCGGGGCGTTTTTATTAGGGCGCTGTTCTTGGGTATTTGAACAACGAAGAAGATCACCAGGCCGGGATGACGGCGCCTTGGTATTTCTCTTCGATGAACTGTTTTACCGCCGGGTCGTGATAGGCTTCGACCAGTTGCTTGGCCCATGCGGCGTCTTCGTCGCCTTTGCGCACCACGATGATATTGGCATAGGGGCTGTCGGCCTTTTCCATGGCAATGGCGTCCTCATGCGGGTTCAGACCGGCATCGAGTGCGTAATTGGTGTTGATGATGGCGATATCGGCATCGGCCAGCGCGCGGGGAAGCTGGGCGGCGTCGAGTTCCAGGAACCTGAGGTTCTTGGGGTTTTCGGTCACGTCGAGCGGCGAGGGGGTCAGGCCGGTGCCGTCCGCCAGCGTGATCACGCCCTGATCCTGCAGGATCAGCAGAGCGCGGCCGCCGTTGGTCGGGTCGTTGGGGATCGCGACCTTGGCGCCTTCGGGCAGTTCGTCCAGCGATTTCAGCTTTTCGGAATACACGCCCATCGGGGTGGTGATGGTCTTGGCGATGGCGACGAGATCGAAGCCGCGGTCCTTGATCTGGTTGTCCAGATAGGGCTGGTGCTGGAAGCTGTTGGCCTGCAGGTCAGCGTCGGCCAGCGCCTGATTCGGCACGACGTAATCCGTGAACTCGATGATGTCGATGTTCAGGCCCTTGTCCTTGGCGACCTTGGCGACCTCTTCCATGATTTCGCCGTGTTCGCCCGGCGAGACGCCGACCTTGATGTCTTCGGCCACGGCCATGGTGGCGGCCAGGCCGAGAGCCGAGGCAAGTGCCAAGCTGAGTTTGCGCATCATGTGTCCTTTCAGATTATCGGCCCCGATTGCGGGGCGCGCGTTTGTCGAAACGGGTGGCAATCCATTCCCCGGCCGATTGCACCAGTTGCACCAGCACGATGAGGATGACGACCACGGCAAGCATGACTTCGGGCATGAAGCGCTGATAGCCGTAGCGGATGCCCAGATCGCCCAGCCCCTCGCCTCCGACCGCGCCGACCATGGCGGAATAGCCGATCAGGCTGACCACCGCGAGGGTCAGGCCCAGGATGATGCCGGGCATCGCCTCGGGGATCAGCACCTTGCGCACGATCTGGCCGGGGGTGGCGCCCATGGCGCGGGCGGCCTCGATCAATCCGGCGTCGACCTCGCGGATGGCGGTTTCGATCAGGCGGGCGATGAAGGGGGCGCTTGCGATGGTCAGCGGCACGATGGCGGCGGTGGTGCCGATCGAAGTGCCGGCGATCATGCGCGTGAAAGGGATGATCGCCACCACCAGGATGATGAAGGGGGTCGAGCGCGCCGCATTCACGATCAGGCCGAGGGTTGTGTTCAGCACCGGGGCCGACAGAAGCTCGCCCCGTCGCGATGTGGCAAGGAAGATGCCCAGCGGCCCGCCGATCAGCGTGCCGATCAGGGTGGACATGGCTACCATGTAAAGCGTCTGCAAGGTCGCGTGCCACAGGATCGGGATCAGGTTAGCCGACATGGCCAAGCACCTCTGTCAGAAGCCCGTGTTCTTCCAGGAAACGCCGCGATTCCTCCAGCCGCGCGACGGGCAGCGCGACGATCAGGCTGCCGAAAGGCTTGTCGCCGATCTCTTCGATGGCGCCGGCCAGGATGTTGACGCTGACCCCGCGTTCCGAGGTCAGTCGGGCCAGCATCGGGTCGGTGGCATGCCCGCCGATGAAGGTGACCTGCACCACCGCCTCGGCCGTGGGTGATTGGGGCGCGTCCTGCATGCGATGGGCGACGAATTGCGGTACCGCAACTCCGGTCACCCCGGTCAGGAAAGATCGGGTGGTGGAATGCGCGGGTTTCGAGAAGACCTCATAGGTTTCGCCGGCCTCGACGATGCGACCGCCCTCGATCACCGCCACTTGCGAGCATATGTCGCGCACCACCGCCATTTCATGGGTAATCAGCAGGATGGTCAGGCCCAGCTCGCGGTTGATGTCCTGCAACAGCGCCAGCACCTGCCGCGTGGTGTCGGGGTCAAGCGCCGATGTCGCCTCATCCGACAAAAGCACGCGCGGGCCGGTCGCGAGCGCCCGGGCGATGCCGACGCGCTGCTTCTGGCCGCCAGAGAGCTCGGCCGGATAACGGTTGCGTTGTGCGCCCAGCCCCACACGCTCGATCAGCTCATCGATGCGGGGGGCGATCCTGGCACCTTCTTCGCCGGCGATTTCCAGCGGCAGGGCAATGTTTTCGGCCACGGTGCGGCTGGCCAGCAGGTTGAAGTGCTGAAAGATCATGCCGACTTCGCGCCGGATCCGGCGCAGCCCTGCGTCCGAGGCCGCGCCCACGTCGCGCTCGTTCACGATCACCTTGCCCGAGCTTGGCCGCTCAAGCCCGTTCACCAGACGCAGCAGCGTCGATTTACCGGCGCCGGAACGGCCGATGATGCCGGTGATCGCGCCTTGCGGCACGTCCAGCCAGATGTCGTGCAGCGCCACCACATCGCCCGCCCCGCCCTTTTGCGGATAGCGGCGCGTTACGCCCTGAAATGAGATTGCCGGCTCTGCCATTGTCCCGTCCCGAATGTCAGCCGAGACCTATGCCCGGGCAGGGGGGCTTTGCAAGAGGCGGCAAGGCTTGCAGGCAGCAATGCCGTTCCATTCCCGGCGGGCGGGAGAGAATGGGGTTCCTGTCGCAGCAATTACGTTACGGCAAGCGCGGCGATGATTGGTCCGAAGTCCTGAGCCTTGAGGCTGGCGCCGCCCACCAGCGCGCCATTCACATGGGGGATGGCAAAGATCTCGGCCGCATTGCCCGGTTTAACCGAGCCGCCGTAAAGCAAGGCGATGTCGGCGCCGTCGTCAAAGCGTGCCGACAGGCGGTCACGCATCAGGGCATGCACTTCTGCGATCTGGTCGTTGGTGGGCGTGCGACCGGTGCCGATGGCCCAGACCGGTTCATAGGCGATCACCGTATTGGCTGCCGTGGCGCAATCGGGCACCGAACCCGCCAGTTGGGCCGAAATCACGTCGAGCGTCTGGCCGGCGTCGCGTTGCGCCTCGGTTTCGCCAACGCAGATCACCGCGACGAGGCCGGCTTCATGCGCGGCGACGGCCTTACCGCGGACCTGTTCGTCGGTTTCGGCATGATCGGTACGGCGTTCGGAGTGGCC
Coding sequences within:
- a CDS encoding SURF1 family protein: MRRYLFPLIVGVVGCAILISLGMWQLRRMDWKEGLIAQIQQKIEDQPVTLPAAVEPSMKYLPVLVSGQTTGYEIDVLSGTRESGGGYQIVSGFVTDDGRRILLDRGFVDQDHKRASRPPVRLEVAGNLHWPDEKGSGTPAPNLAENVWFARDVPAMAAQLGTEPILVVAAEVRGDAQGVQPIPVAVEGIPNNHLSYAAQWFMLAAVWAGMTVALIWRIRQRQF
- the thrC gene encoding threonine synthase; its protein translation is MRYVSTRGRAPVLDFEQAMMTGLARDGGLYLPEAIPMFSADEIARFEGLPYEEVARRVVSPFVGESFSDADLRGAIARAYAGFDHIARAPLVQLAPGHHLLELSHGPTLAFKDFAMQLIGQLFQLALARSGNRVTILGATSGDTGSAAIEAFCGLSNVDVFIMYPHGRVSEVQRRQMSTPADANVHALAVDGTFDDCQARLKDLFNDHDFRDEVGLAGVNSINWARVLAQIVYYFTAAVSLGAPRREVDFTVPTGNFGDIFAGSIARAMGLPIGRLVVATNQNDILHRALTSGEYRVGMVEPSISPSMDIQVSSNFERALWLAYDRDGNAVAKLMDELKAGGFTISQGALQQLRETYVTGRASEEETTAMIATIRDETAEVICPHTAVAVKVAREHLRPGVPMISLSTAHPAKFPDAVEAAVGIRPPLPQHMADLFQRDERITRIANDAGVIKSLILERRTE
- a CDS encoding M16 family metallopeptidase, which gives rise to MPGLHSASIGIWVNAGCRDERAEQNGIAHFLEHMAFKGTARRSALEIVESIENVGGYINAYTSRDVTSYYARVLAGDVELALDVISDIVMNPVFDGREIEVERGVILQEIGQALDTPDDVIFDWLQEAAYPDQPMGRTILGPAERVSGFNRNDLSGFIGEHYGPERMIIAAAGAVDHDRILRQAEAIFGHLSSRALTTREPARWQGAEARRIKKLEQAHFALAFEGPGYQAPDFYAAQIWTSVLGGGMSSRLFQKLREEKGLCYSIFAQSGFHDDTGMVTIYAGTSGEQIADLANLTVDELKRSAEDMTEVEVARARAQLKAGLLMGLESPTGQAERMARSLAIWGRVPDPAEVAERIDAVTVADIRLHAERLIAGARPALALYGPVAGAPTREVLAERLAA
- a CDS encoding GNAT family N-acetyltransferase; the encoded protein is MFTRRRPPRLEAERMVLRLPAHADFGAWAALRAESRAFLTPWEPVWATDHLTKRGFTNRVYWAQRATRNGTALPLFLIRRDGTFLGAITLDNIRRGPAQSATIGYWIGLPFARQGYMREAIGAVVQHAFGDMDLSRIEAACLPENAPSRGVLERSGFKYEGVAQSYLQINGRWRNHVLYSNLRNDRRGKTEVR
- a CDS encoding FAD-binding oxidoreductase; its protein translation is MLNPADESLGAKLPEGVLRPVSPAYLEEPRGRYLGHAGLVAAPRNTAEVAAVVRACAEARVAIVPRGGGTGLVSGQVMSGGPAPLILSLERMTALRGLWPEENVLLAEAGMSLQAVRDAAEGAGRLFPLSLASQGTAAIGGCLATNAGGVTALRYGTARALCLGIEAVLPDGSIIHDLKRLRKDNTGYDIRDLLIGSEGTLGIITAASLKLVVPSPNIGIAMLQVPGPEAALTLLSLAEGRMAGGVTAFELIGGQGLAFLAELLPEIRQPLPGAEWSVLIEVGLPEGLAPEAALEGLLIEAMERGLVTDGVIAQSGAQAAGFWHLREHIPEANRRVGAVASHDISLPLSEIAGFIRDAGAALAGEGVRINCFGHLGDGNLHYNLFPAPGRMREEYDDRRKALSELVHAMVVERGGSFSAEHGVGRVKVGELARWGDPARLTVMRAIKATLDPLGIMNPGAVLSAAD
- a CDS encoding LysR family transcriptional regulator; amino-acid sequence: MDRIDGIRAFVAVVDAGSFTRAGKRLGISNKLVSKYVAALEGQQGVTLLNRTTRALSLTPAGERYLTAARRVLAAVEELDAQAHAEEGALTGRLRITAPVAFGEMFATTLTRDFTRAHPGVEIDLNLSDRYVDLAAEGFDLALRIGQLPDSSLIARRIGQTETWAVASPAYLAAHPRPARPEDLRDHVNIRDSNAQNAGRAVFLIDGKAVSIPLPGHITVNSAQAVRRLVLEAEGIALIPSFVISRDIAEGRLERLLPGFQRPQLDIQALYLPQPFLPPRLTAYLDHLRARLSPLLKAPPPDS
- a CDS encoding DoxX family protein, with translation MTDLSYGDAVATPNNADIAAFVLRVSTGIWFLVHGLIKLMVFTPSGTAGYFQSIGLPGFLGPLTMLVEILGGLALIAGFYTRSVALVMVPVLLGAAWFGHGGAGFTFSNPGGGWEYPVLWAIIMAVLALLGDGAWSLGKSRR
- a CDS encoding acetyl-CoA hydrolase/transferase family protein, translating into MTQDYLNRIRHKALRDRVVSADQAASLIRDGMVLGMSGFTRSGEAKAVPMALAERARREPLKVTLMTGASLGNDLDKTLAEAKVLSRRIPFMSDPVLRRAINAGEVMYIDQHLSETVEQLRTCQLPPVDIAIVEAVAITETGGIIPTTSVGNSASFALLAEKVIVEINLSQSEALEGLHDIYIPTYRPTRTPVPVVTPESRVGFPFIPVPPERIAAIVISTKLDSSSTIHDPDAETRAIAGHLTEFLKNEVQHSRLPSHLHPLQAGIGTIANAVLHGFIDSPFHDLTMYSEVLQDSTFDLMDAGKMVFASGSSITLSEAKYRDVMGRFAEFKPKLVLRPQEISNHPEVVRRLGLICINTALEFDLYGNVNSTHVMGTQMMNGIGGSGDFARNAYLSVFVTKSTAKGGNVSSVVPMVSHVDHTEHDVDILVTEQGLADLRGLAPRERARVVLQNCVAPEWRDAMEDYHSRALARGGHTPHLIEEALSWHDRLRRTGSMKSE
- a CDS encoding MetQ/NlpA family ABC transporter substrate-binding protein, whose product is MRKLSLALASALGLAATMAVAEDIKVGVSPGEHGEIMEEVAKVAKDKGLNIDIIEFTDYVVPNQALADADLQANSFQHQPYLDNQIKDRGFDLVAIAKTITTPMGVYSEKLKSLDELPEGAKVAIPNDPTNGGRALLILQDQGVITLADGTGLTPSPLDVTENPKNLRFLELDAAQLPRALADADIAIINTNYALDAGLNPHEDAIAMEKADSPYANIIVVRKGDEDAAWAKQLVEAYHDPAVKQFIEEKYQGAVIPAW
- a CDS encoding methionine ABC transporter permease produces the protein MSANLIPILWHATLQTLYMVAMSTLIGTLIGGPLGIFLATSRRGELLSAPVLNTTLGLIVNAARSTPFIILVVAIIPFTRMIAGTSIGTTAAIVPLTIASAPFIARLIETAIREVDAGLIEAARAMGATPGQIVRKVLIPEAMPGIILGLTLAVVSLIGYSAMVGAVGGEGLGDLGIRYGYQRFMPEVMLAVVVILIVLVQLVQSAGEWIATRFDKRAPRNRGR
- a CDS encoding methionine ABC transporter ATP-binding protein, with the translated sequence MAEPAISFQGVTRRYPQKGGAGDVVALHDIWLDVPQGAITGIIGRSGAGKSTLLRLVNGLERPSSGKVIVNERDVGAASDAGLRRIRREVGMIFQHFNLLASRTVAENIALPLEIAGEEGARIAPRIDELIERVGLGAQRNRYPAELSGGQKQRVGIARALATGPRVLLSDEATSALDPDTTRQVLALLQDINRELGLTILLITHEMAVVRDICSQVAVIEGGRIVEAGETYEVFSKPAHSTTRSFLTGVTGVAVPQFVAHRMQDAPQSPTAEAVVQVTFIGGHATDPMLARLTSERGVSVNILAGAIEEIGDKPFGSLIVALPVARLEESRRFLEEHGLLTEVLGHVG